GGGTATCTTCCTTCTCAGTTCAATAAAATCTACGTTTCCCAAATACCTAAAAGAGGTAGGAAAACACGTAGAAAGCAGTTTCTCACCCTAAACGAGCATTCCCgacagaaaaaatacttcagaagaaTTAACTGCAGAGCAGTTTGGTGAAAAGGCAGTATCTAGTTCCTACGAAAAACGATTTACGCGCTGTTCGGTACTTACTTGACACGTGAAATCTCGCTgcctgtgaaaaacaaaactttctaCCCGTAAGTAGGAATTTACAGCTCTTTAACAGACGTTGTGGTGGCTCTTAAAAGAGCCTTTGGGTTTTCGCTGATCAGGAATCTCCGTTCGCCAGCAGTTTAGGCGCGCTCTCCGCGGATGCGGCGGGCCAGCTGGATGTCCTTGGGCATGATGGTGACGCGCTTGGCGTGGATGGCGCACAGGTTGGTGTCCTCGAAGAGCCCCACCAGGTAGGCCTCGCTGGCCTCCTGCAGCGCCATGACGGCCGAGCTCTGGAAGCGCAGGTCGGTCTTGAAGTCCTGCGCGATCTCGCGCACCAGCCGCTGGAAGGGCAGCTTGCGGATCAGCAGCTCCGTGGACTTCTGGTAGCGCCGGATCTCGCGCAGCGCCACCGTGCCGGGCCGGTAGCGGTGCGGCTTCTTGACGCCGCCCGTGGCCGGCGCGCTCTTGCGGGCGGCCTTGGTGGCCAGCTGCTTGCGGGGCGCCTTCCCGCCCGTCGACTTACGCGCCGTCTGCTTCGTGCGCGCCATCGCTCCGACTCGGCCGCGTCAGGAAAAGACCAGCAACAGCAATACTGCACAGCTCGTATTCGGGCAGTATTTATagccctgctgccttctctgaTAGGCAGACGGGTACGCGCTGTGTTTCATTGGTggattcaaattttaaaattcccgCCCTTGTCAGACCGCCTACCTTTTTAACTCTTTGCTCCTACTGAATACTTTGTGGTCTTGCAAAAAGACATAGTGTATGCTATTACCGTTTGCGAAATGACAA
Above is a genomic segment from Ficedula albicollis isolate OC2 unplaced genomic scaffold, FicAlb1.5 N01939, whole genome shotgun sequence containing:
- the LOC101818221 gene encoding histone H3 — its product is MARTKQTARKSTGGKAPRKQLATKAARKSAPATGGVKKPHRYRPGTVALREIRRYQKSTELLIRKLPFQRLVREIAQDFKTDLRFQSSAVMALQEASEAYLVGLFEDTNLCAIHAKRVTIMPKDIQLARRIRGERA